The following are encoded together in the Planctobacterium marinum genome:
- a CDS encoding aminotransferase class I/II-fold pyridoxal phosphate-dependent enzyme, with product MPFEHVAEAINARQQQNLLRQPVTVQAVDAARVQIDGNWYLNFSANDYLGMSQHPKVKDALQGSIAAGSGASPVVTGFSQQHQELCNYLCQLTGQESAMLFSSGFAANYAVCKTLMDNSNGLILADRLSHASLIDGSVSAEAPLKRFKHNDMNHLDTLLAANAQQYRDILVVSEGIFSMDGDIAPFGTLLPLVQKHNAWLMLDNAHSIGVLGSEQFKVQMGSESLKPQIVMATFGKAVGTGGAFVAGSTELITYLQNFARHYVYSTAFSAAHAHATLTSLRLIESDLSLREKLRANIETFRGTCCRYDIPVSQSETAIQPVIIGSPESTMAISQGLREQGFWVSGIRYPTVPKHTDRLRITLSALHNKSDIEELVRCLCVALDSAKGERQ from the coding sequence ATGCCCTTTGAGCATGTCGCCGAGGCGATCAACGCCCGGCAACAACAAAACTTGTTGCGTCAGCCTGTTACTGTGCAGGCTGTCGATGCTGCCCGGGTGCAAATAGACGGAAACTGGTACCTTAACTTTTCTGCTAATGATTACCTGGGAATGAGTCAACACCCTAAGGTGAAAGACGCCTTGCAAGGTTCCATTGCGGCGGGTTCTGGAGCGTCACCTGTGGTTACCGGGTTTAGCCAACAACATCAAGAGCTCTGTAACTACCTCTGCCAGCTGACAGGGCAAGAGAGCGCCATGTTGTTTAGCTCAGGGTTTGCAGCAAACTATGCCGTTTGTAAGACCTTGATGGATAACAGCAATGGCCTGATTTTGGCGGATAGATTAAGCCATGCTTCGTTGATTGATGGTAGTGTGTCTGCAGAAGCGCCTTTGAAGCGTTTTAAGCACAATGATATGAATCACCTGGACACCTTGTTAGCAGCGAATGCACAGCAGTATCGCGATATATTGGTGGTATCCGAGGGCATATTTAGCATGGATGGCGACATTGCACCATTTGGGACGCTTTTGCCCTTAGTGCAAAAGCACAATGCCTGGCTTATGTTGGATAATGCTCACAGTATTGGCGTGCTGGGCAGCGAGCAATTCAAAGTGCAGATGGGCAGTGAGAGCTTGAAACCACAGATCGTAATGGCTACTTTTGGCAAAGCTGTTGGAACGGGCGGAGCCTTCGTCGCAGGTTCTACAGAGCTAATTACTTACCTGCAAAATTTTGCGCGACATTACGTGTATAGCACGGCATTTTCCGCTGCTCATGCCCATGCCACTTTAACCAGTTTACGGCTTATTGAGTCGGATCTCAGTTTGAGAGAAAAGCTCAGGGCCAATATCGAGACTTTCAGAGGTACCTGCTGCCGTTATGATATTCCGGTGAGCCAATCTGAGACAGCAATTCAGCCTGTTATCATTGGTTCACCCGAGAGCACTATGGCTATTAGCCAGGGTTTACGAGAGCAAGGATTTTGGGTTTCAGGTATCCGTTATCCCACAGTACCCAAACACACAGATCGATTGCGTATTACCTTAAGTGCGTTGCATAACAA
- the bioB gene encoding biotin synthase BioB, protein MLTNQQTASEIRHNWTLAEVNALFNLPFNDLLFQAQTVHRQHFDPNEVQVSTLLSIKTGACPEDCKYCPQSARYDTGLEKERLLEVEKVLETARHAKATGSTRFCMGAAWRNPKERDMPYLVQMIEGVKALGLETCMTLGMLSRDQALALKQAGLDYYNHNLDTSPEFYGEIITTRTYQERLDTLSNVREAGMNVCSGGIVGMGEASNDRSGLLMQLANLEQHPESVPINMLVKVEGTPLQDQEDLEPFEFVRTIAVARIMMPKSHVRLSAGREAMNEQMQALCFMAGANSIFYGCKLLTTPNPETDKDLLLFKKLGINPEKGRDYSDEAHEAVLREAVQEQQQEKLFHNAAL, encoded by the coding sequence ATGCTCACAAATCAACAAACGGCTTCTGAGATACGTCATAACTGGACTTTAGCGGAAGTAAACGCCTTATTTAACCTGCCTTTTAACGACCTGTTGTTCCAGGCGCAAACGGTACATCGTCAACATTTTGATCCTAATGAAGTGCAGGTGAGCACTTTGTTATCCATCAAAACCGGCGCTTGTCCCGAAGATTGCAAATATTGCCCTCAAAGTGCACGTTACGACACGGGATTGGAAAAAGAACGTTTGTTGGAAGTGGAAAAGGTCCTGGAAACTGCGCGTCATGCTAAAGCCACAGGTTCCACGCGTTTTTGTATGGGGGCCGCCTGGCGTAACCCCAAAGAGCGGGATATGCCCTATCTGGTACAAATGATTGAGGGCGTGAAGGCCCTTGGCCTGGAAACCTGTATGACCTTGGGTATGTTAAGCCGCGATCAAGCGTTGGCACTAAAACAAGCGGGTCTGGATTATTACAATCATAATCTTGATACTTCTCCGGAATTCTACGGTGAAATCATCACCACTCGAACCTATCAGGAACGTCTTGATACCCTCAGCAATGTGCGCGAAGCGGGCATGAATGTCTGTTCTGGCGGTATTGTTGGTATGGGAGAAGCCTCTAACGACCGTTCGGGCCTGTTAATGCAACTGGCTAATCTGGAGCAACACCCGGAAAGTGTGCCGATTAATATGTTGGTAAAAGTGGAAGGCACGCCACTACAAGACCAGGAGGATCTGGAGCCGTTTGAATTTGTCCGCACTATTGCCGTGGCCCGCATTATGATGCCTAAGTCTCATGTGCGTTTGTCTGCCGGGCGTGAGGCCATGAATGAGCAGATGCAGGCACTGTGCTTTATGGCTGGCGCTAACTCCATATTCTATGGCTGTAAATTGTTGACCACCCCCAACCCGGAAACTGACAAAGACTTACTGTTGTTTAAAAAGCTGGGTATTAATCCTGAAAAAGGTCGCGATTATTCAGATGAGGCTCATGAAGCCGTGTTGCGGGAAGCCGTACAAGAGCAACAGCAAGAAAAACTGTTTCACAACGCTGCGCTGTAA